Proteins from a single region of Allocatelliglobosispora scoriae:
- a CDS encoding tetratricopeptide repeat protein: MSGTALSDVLQQVMQRVGVGAQTLSKLTGVPRTAIDNWRDGTVRRPRHWRPLLRIAGALLLSRDETDALLAAAGHPRLDTLDSTLPLDDPDRSHLARWAVQRRRSATVRHELRAPAPDFVGRIDAVKRIVSLLSELGGGGGVVGIRGMGGIGKTELALVAANELGESFPDARLIVNLRGVSGAPLSPEQAMRQVIHAFASDEPLEDGLEALQRRYCSVLSGRRVLILADDAADAAQVSPLLTPSGSALLVTSRQRFAIAGMTTVDLGELSEAEAVRLLETSCERLTVEEAQLIASACGHLPLALRISAGLLTNDPTLAVSEHLAALSDHRRRQAHLRDPDDERLDVTASLAFSQARLDSASQAVFRQLSVFVGDFDTALAEAVVRVPGGADTTVVLRLLLRRSLIGYEPARGRWRLHDLVRDLARSAAEDAGDWVPAMWRYAEAGVRMAEAIRNGYLSGGDAMPASLAMFDLERPHLDAGRRWLGAHVGDERADRLLVADAVAIDSYSFLRHDFHNELQPMVEQALAAARRLGDQAAEAQLLNQIGHLALQASRLPEAAAHFERWLAMPRPTGDRLQEMRALNNLSVAYVQLGQPRRAITVSERQLDLARADGNRRLEAMALTNLARTLGFVGEPVIARDHLELALTMVREDGERFGECLILDNLSTVHHMLDEPAHAVDLAQRAYRIAASLGDRERMAEASATLSQALVPVEPVAGADPAGGTGPSGADEAAAVGERALAIAREVGARRTEAKALKALGRAYAAAGRSELARRMFEEALAIRTETGDENGAADCAWLLGANLLPTDRERALHLMRRAVAHWTGIEHARVALHAARLAELDGPAPGSGH, from the coding sequence ACCCCCGCCTCGACACCCTCGACAGCACCCTGCCGCTGGACGATCCGGACCGGTCCCACCTGGCCCGATGGGCGGTCCAGCGGCGCCGCAGCGCGACCGTCCGCCACGAGCTCCGGGCACCGGCACCGGACTTCGTCGGGCGGATCGATGCCGTCAAGCGGATCGTCTCGCTGCTCAGCGAGCTCGGCGGCGGTGGCGGGGTCGTCGGCATCCGGGGCATGGGCGGCATCGGCAAGACCGAGCTCGCCCTCGTCGCGGCGAACGAGCTCGGCGAGTCCTTTCCGGACGCCCGGCTCATCGTCAACCTGCGCGGGGTCAGCGGTGCGCCGCTCAGCCCGGAGCAGGCGATGCGCCAGGTGATCCACGCCTTCGCCTCGGACGAGCCGCTCGAGGACGGGCTGGAGGCGCTGCAGCGCCGCTACTGCTCGGTGCTCAGCGGCCGACGCGTCCTCATCCTCGCCGACGACGCGGCCGACGCCGCCCAGGTGAGCCCGCTGCTCACCCCGTCCGGCAGCGCCCTGCTCGTCACCAGCCGACAGCGCTTCGCCATCGCGGGCATGACCACGGTCGACCTCGGCGAGCTCTCCGAGGCCGAGGCGGTGCGGCTGCTGGAGACCTCCTGCGAGCGGCTGACCGTCGAGGAGGCGCAGCTCATCGCGAGCGCCTGCGGCCACCTGCCGCTGGCCCTGCGGATCAGCGCGGGCCTGCTGACCAACGATCCGACGCTCGCCGTGTCCGAGCACCTCGCCGCGCTCTCCGACCACCGGCGTCGGCAGGCCCACCTGCGGGACCCCGACGACGAGCGGCTCGACGTCACCGCCTCCCTGGCGTTCAGCCAGGCCCGCCTCGACAGCGCCAGTCAAGCGGTGTTCCGCCAGCTGAGCGTGTTCGTCGGCGACTTCGACACGGCGCTGGCCGAGGCGGTCGTCCGGGTGCCCGGCGGCGCCGACACCACGGTGGTCCTGCGACTGCTACTGCGGCGCAGCCTGATCGGCTACGAGCCGGCGCGCGGCCGCTGGCGGCTGCACGACCTGGTCCGCGACCTGGCGCGCAGCGCCGCCGAGGACGCCGGTGACTGGGTCCCGGCCATGTGGCGGTACGCCGAGGCCGGCGTCCGGATGGCCGAGGCGATCCGCAACGGGTACCTGTCCGGCGGCGACGCGATGCCCGCCTCGCTGGCGATGTTCGACCTCGAACGCCCGCACCTCGACGCCGGGCGGCGATGGCTGGGAGCCCACGTCGGCGACGAGCGTGCCGACCGGCTGCTCGTCGCCGACGCCGTCGCGATCGACAGCTACTCGTTCCTCCGGCACGACTTCCACAACGAGCTCCAGCCCATGGTCGAGCAGGCGCTGGCCGCGGCTCGCCGACTCGGTGACCAGGCGGCCGAGGCGCAGCTGCTCAACCAGATCGGTCACCTGGCACTGCAGGCGAGCCGGCTGCCCGAGGCCGCCGCGCACTTCGAGCGGTGGCTCGCGATGCCCCGGCCGACCGGTGACCGGCTCCAGGAGATGCGCGCGCTGAACAACCTGAGCGTGGCGTACGTGCAGCTGGGCCAGCCTCGCCGCGCGATCACCGTGAGCGAACGTCAGCTCGATCTTGCCCGCGCGGACGGCAACCGGCGGCTAGAAGCGATGGCGCTGACCAACCTGGCCCGGACCCTCGGTTTCGTCGGCGAGCCCGTCATCGCCCGGGACCACCTGGAGCTGGCGCTGACGATGGTGCGCGAGGACGGCGAGCGGTTCGGCGAGTGCCTGATCCTCGACAACCTCAGCACCGTGCACCACATGCTCGACGAGCCCGCGCACGCCGTCGACCTCGCGCAGCGGGCCTACCGGATCGCCGCGAGCCTCGGCGACCGGGAGCGGATGGCCGAGGCGTCGGCGACGCTGTCCCAGGCGCTGGTCCCGGTGGAGCCGGTGGCCGGGGCGGACCCGGCCGGTGGCACGGGGCCGAGCGGGGCCGACGAGGCGGCGGCGGTCGGTGAACGCGCGCTCGCGATCGCCCGCGAGGTCGGCGCGCGGCGGACCGAGGCGAAGGCGCTGAAGGCGCTCGGTCGCGCCTACGCGGCGGCGGGGCGGTCGGAGCTGGCCCGGCGGATGTTCGAGGAGGCGCTGGCGATCAGGACGGAGACCGGCGACGAGAACGGCGCCGCGGACTGTGCCTGGCTGCTCGGTGCCAACCTGCTGCCGACGGACCGGGAGCGGGCGCTGCACCTGATGCGCCGGGCGGTGGCGCACTGGACCGGGATCGAGCACGCGCGGGTCGCCCTGCACGCCGCCCGGCTGGCGGAGCTCGACGGACCCGCGCCCGGATCAGGCCACTGA
- a CDS encoding condensation domain-containing protein has protein sequence MSNATKDADLCWGQRSVWLRYHQLPPFARHDTHLVIEIELSDGVSIAGLRATLNYLVRRHEALRTTYHFDVAGDPRQRVHPPGSLPLSTASADRDGTEAPADVIERLSTADFDLAQEWPMRACVVTAGGRPQRLVLVLNHMAFDAWTIDRLGRDLAALSAGIATGRPAVLEPIRHQPLDLARYESSVGAAAAKDGALAYWRDEIAQMPADTFGPRRIADDDPVARSAALTSPSMLDTSRRIATRHQTWPSLMHLTTYAMVMAAYTGGDRVAHLTYTGNRESNPYNDVMTCLSTPLLMQVDCTGDPSFTEVLRRTAERFEHGQRNAYVPFDELVELVSRESVRRGQVLRTGSELNFLSVPAQAANVRHTALRWNPTPTAWAAYGSDTYLRLHELQDAVVVELRAHSTVLDADAMERFLRGYEAVLLAHDDPSVDLRISDVARMIGFAAPTAGRPPVGDEPAPTAPDDRRAAGDDERVLAAVVAEVNGLDRVSMADSYTIAGGRVLRIPRVLAELREHGWEGVTVYQIAGGQPLSAIAGMLTRTAVSVA, from the coding sequence ATGTCGAATGCGACCAAGGACGCGGACCTGTGCTGGGGACAGCGATCCGTCTGGCTGAGGTACCACCAGCTGCCACCCTTCGCCCGGCACGACACGCATCTCGTCATCGAGATCGAGCTCTCCGACGGCGTCTCGATCGCCGGACTCCGGGCGACGCTCAACTACCTGGTCCGCCGGCACGAGGCACTGCGTACCACCTATCACTTCGACGTGGCGGGCGACCCGCGACAGCGGGTGCACCCGCCCGGCTCGCTGCCGCTGAGCACCGCATCCGCCGACCGGGACGGCACCGAGGCACCGGCCGACGTCATCGAACGGCTCAGCACCGCGGACTTCGACCTCGCGCAGGAGTGGCCGATGCGCGCCTGCGTGGTCACCGCGGGCGGTCGGCCCCAGCGCCTCGTCCTGGTGCTGAACCACATGGCGTTCGACGCCTGGACCATCGACCGCCTGGGCCGGGACCTCGCGGCCCTCAGCGCGGGCATCGCCACCGGACGCCCGGCGGTTCTCGAACCGATCCGGCACCAGCCCCTGGACCTCGCCCGCTACGAGTCGTCGGTGGGAGCCGCCGCGGCCAAGGACGGTGCCCTGGCCTACTGGCGTGACGAGATCGCGCAGATGCCCGCCGACACCTTCGGCCCGCGCCGCATCGCCGACGACGACCCGGTCGCCCGCTCCGCCGCCCTGACCTCACCGTCCATGCTGGACACCAGTCGCCGGATCGCCACGCGCCACCAGACGTGGCCGTCGCTGATGCACCTCACCACCTACGCCATGGTGATGGCCGCCTACACCGGCGGCGACCGGGTCGCCCACCTCACCTACACCGGCAACCGCGAGTCCAACCCCTACAACGACGTCATGACGTGCCTGTCCACGCCGCTGCTGATGCAGGTCGACTGCACGGGCGATCCGTCGTTCACCGAGGTCCTGCGCCGGACCGCGGAGCGCTTCGAGCACGGGCAGCGCAACGCCTACGTGCCCTTCGACGAGCTGGTGGAGCTGGTGTCCCGTGAGAGCGTCCGGCGCGGGCAGGTCCTGCGGACCGGATCGGAGCTCAACTTCCTCAGCGTCCCGGCGCAGGCGGCGAACGTCCGGCACACCGCCTTGCGGTGGAACCCGACGCCGACCGCGTGGGCGGCCTACGGCTCGGACACCTACCTGCGCCTCCACGAGCTGCAGGATGCCGTCGTCGTCGAGCTCAGGGCACACTCGACGGTGCTGGACGCCGACGCGATGGAGCGGTTCCTGCGCGGCTACGAGGCCGTCCTGCTCGCGCACGACGACCCCTCGGTCGACCTGCGGATCTCCGATGTCGCTCGCATGATCGGATTCGCCGCTCCGACCGCCGGCCGGCCGCCGGTGGGCGACGAGCCGGCGCCGACCGCCCCGGACGACAGGCGAGCGGCCGGCGACGACGAGCGGGTGCTCGCCGCCGTGGTCGCCGAGGTCAACGGGCTGGACCGGGTCAGCATGGCGGACTCCTACACGATCGCCGGGGGGCGGGTCCTGCGGATCCCCCGCGTGCTGGCGGAGCTCCGGGAACACGGGTGGGAGGGCGTCACCGTCTACCAGATCGCCGGTGGGCAGCCGTTGAGCGCGATAGCGGGCATGCTGACGCGTACCGCCGTGTCAGTGGCCTGA
- a CDS encoding ATP-binding protein → MVGGETFGQLVRLHRLRSASTQDQLAQRAGISSRQLRDIEAGRIALPRLTTVGLLADALELEGEQRDRFCAAARPENPVAGTVPAAGPVSPPGTGPESVLARPAQLPGSVAGFVGRGIELKRLDQLLPSPGPSARDVAICAVSGTAGVGKTALALHWAHGARASFPDGQLYVNLHGYHGSDALSPATALRGFLTGLGVPGDRIPADLEARIDLYRSLVADRRMLIVLDNARDADHVRPLLPGAPDCRVMVTSRDQLQDLVAIEGAEPIPVSLLDADDARDLIARRIGADRAAAYPEAVDEIVALSAGLPLALAVVTARAATYPAFPLAAIATELRDATDQLEGFPAVRAVLSWSYRTLTPGAARLFRLCGAHPEPDLAAAVVGALTGEPPTRARRLLAELTRAHLLAEHTPGRYAMHDLLRAYSVELLIETEEEADRDAATRRMLDHYLGIACTAALLIEPHRDPITPLTADPTAVPLELADRDQAFAWFTAEHPVLLAAVARAESAGLDRHVWQLAWSLVDFLDHQGHWWDWITVEHAALRAADRLGDERGAAYADRLLGRGYAQLSRYDEALRHYQRAIEGYDRLGDLLGQAHSAFGLSWLSELRGNPLESQEHRLRAADLYRRAGHRVGLARVLNALGWGYAQLGDYPAALRHCGEALELNQQLDDAYGQAAIWDSIGFAHHHLGDHVEAVACLERSLRLYREAGDLFNEADVLVHLGDAHEGAGDRTAARAAWQRAVEVFDQLGRGEADALRARIAALAPPGR, encoded by the coding sequence GTGGTCGGGGGAGAGACGTTCGGGCAGTTGGTGCGGCTTCACCGACTCAGATCGGCGTCCACACAGGACCAGTTGGCGCAGCGGGCCGGCATCAGCTCCCGGCAGCTCCGCGACATCGAGGCCGGCCGCATCGCACTGCCCCGGCTGACCACGGTGGGCCTGCTCGCCGACGCCCTCGAGCTCGAGGGCGAGCAGCGCGACCGGTTCTGCGCCGCCGCCCGACCGGAGAACCCGGTGGCGGGCACCGTTCCCGCGGCCGGGCCGGTGAGCCCGCCGGGCACCGGCCCGGAGTCGGTCCTCGCGCGCCCCGCCCAGCTGCCCGGGAGCGTGGCCGGGTTCGTCGGCCGGGGCATCGAGCTCAAGCGGCTGGACCAGCTGCTGCCCTCCCCCGGTCCGTCCGCCCGCGACGTCGCGATCTGCGCCGTCTCCGGCACGGCGGGGGTCGGCAAGACGGCGCTGGCCCTGCACTGGGCGCACGGTGCCCGGGCGTCGTTCCCGGACGGGCAGCTCTATGTCAACCTGCACGGTTACCACGGCAGCGACGCCCTGTCCCCCGCCACCGCGCTGCGCGGTTTCCTCACCGGGCTGGGGGTGCCCGGCGACCGGATCCCGGCCGACCTCGAGGCCCGGATCGACCTCTATCGCAGCCTGGTCGCGGATCGGCGGATGCTGATCGTCCTCGACAACGCCCGCGACGCGGACCACGTCCGACCGCTGCTGCCGGGCGCGCCGGACTGCCGCGTCATGGTGACCAGCCGGGATCAGCTGCAGGACCTCGTCGCGATCGAGGGCGCCGAACCGATCCCGGTGAGCCTGCTCGACGCCGACGACGCCCGGGACCTGATCGCGAGACGGATCGGTGCGGACCGCGCGGCGGCCTACCCGGAGGCGGTCGACGAGATCGTGGCCCTCTCGGCCGGGCTCCCGCTCGCGCTCGCCGTGGTCACCGCGCGGGCGGCGACCTATCCGGCGTTTCCCCTGGCTGCGATCGCGACCGAGCTGCGCGACGCCACCGACCAGCTTGAGGGGTTCCCGGCCGTGCGAGCGGTGCTGTCGTGGTCCTACCGCACACTCACACCGGGCGCCGCCCGGCTGTTCCGCCTCTGCGGCGCGCACCCCGAGCCGGACCTCGCCGCGGCGGTCGTGGGCGCGCTCACCGGCGAGCCGCCGACGCGAGCACGCCGCCTCCTGGCCGAGCTCACGCGCGCCCATCTCCTCGCCGAACACACCCCCGGCCGGTACGCCATGCACGACCTGCTGCGCGCCTACTCCGTGGAGTTGCTGATCGAGACGGAGGAGGAGGCGGACCGGGACGCCGCGACCCGCCGCATGCTCGACCACTACCTCGGCATCGCCTGCACCGCGGCACTCCTGATCGAACCGCACCGCGATCCGATCACACCGCTCACCGCCGACCCGACCGCGGTGCCGTTGGAGCTCGCCGACCGCGACCAGGCGTTCGCGTGGTTCACCGCGGAGCACCCGGTGCTGCTCGCCGCCGTCGCCCGGGCCGAGTCGGCGGGCCTGGACCGGCACGTCTGGCAGCTCGCCTGGAGCCTGGTCGACTTCCTGGATCACCAGGGCCACTGGTGGGACTGGATCACCGTGGAGCACGCGGCCCTGCGCGCGGCGGACCGGCTCGGCGACGAGCGGGGCGCCGCCTACGCCGACCGCCTGCTCGGCCGGGGATATGCCCAGCTCAGCCGGTACGACGAGGCGCTGCGGCACTACCAGCGGGCGATCGAGGGCTATGACCGCCTCGGCGACCTGCTCGGGCAGGCGCACTCCGCCTTCGGCCTCTCCTGGCTGTCGGAGCTCCGCGGGAACCCGCTGGAGTCGCAGGAGCACCGGCTGCGCGCGGCCGACCTCTATCGGCGAGCGGGCCACCGGGTCGGACTGGCTCGTGTCCTCAACGCGCTCGGCTGGGGCTACGCGCAGCTCGGCGACTACCCGGCCGCGCTGCGCCACTGCGGGGAGGCGCTGGAGCTCAACCAGCAGCTCGACGACGCCTACGGGCAGGCGGCGATCTGGGACAGCATCGGCTTCGCCCACCATCACCTCGGCGACCACGTCGAGGCGGTGGCGTGCCTGGAGCGGTCGCTGCGCCTCTACCGGGAGGCGGGCGACCTCTTCAACGAGGCGGACGTGCTGGTGCACCTCGGCGACGCGCACGAGGGTGCCGGGGACCGCACCGCCGCCCGGGCCGCCTGGCAGCGGGCGGTCGAGGTCTTCGATCAGCTCGGCCGTGGGGAGGCGGACGCCCTGCGCGCCCGCATCGCCGCCCTCGCTCCGCCTGGCAGGTAG
- a CDS encoding chorismate mutase, whose protein sequence is MASETVAEPELVTSLQGRLDRIDLQLIRLIRERLELAQQVQQARVACGRSGFAHDHELATARRFSQLGPHGSELAVILLRHSR, encoded by the coding sequence ATGGCATCCGAGACGGTGGCCGAGCCCGAGCTCGTCACCTCCCTGCAGGGCCGCCTGGACCGCATCGACCTGCAACTGATCAGGCTGATCCGGGAGCGGCTCGAACTCGCCCAGCAGGTGCAGCAGGCGCGGGTCGCCTGCGGGCGCTCCGGCTTCGCCCACGACCACGAGCTCGCAACCGCCCGGCGGTTCAGCCAGCTCGGCCCGCACGGATCGGAGCTGGCGGTGATCCTGCTGCGCCACTCCCGCTGA